The Polyangium mundeleinium genome contains the following window.
GCTGCGACCGGCCGCTCTCGCGCGGCATGAAGGAGAAGATCTCGCTCTTCTCGAACGTCGAGGTCGACTGCGTGATCGCGGCTGTCGACGTCGGATGTATCTACGAGCTGCCGATCGTGCTGCACGCCGAGGGCATCGACGAGAAGATCGCCGAGAAGCTCAACATCTGGGCGAGGCAGCCGGATCTCTCCCAGTGGCACTGGGTGGTCGAGCGCTTCAAGCGCCCCACGCGCGGCACCGTGAAGATCGGCGTCGTCGGCAAGTACGTGCACCTGCGCGACGCGTACAAGTCGCTGCACGAGGCGCTCGTGCACGGCGGGTTGCACAACGACGTGCGCGTCGACCTCGAGTACATCGACTCGGAGCAGATCGAGCAGAAGGGCGCGGCGGAGTTGCTCGGCGCGCTCGACGCGATCCTCGTGCCCGGCGGCTTCGGCGACCGCGGCACCGAGGGGAAGATCGAAGCGATCCGCTACGCGCGTGAGCAGAAGGTGCCGTTCTTCGGCATCTGCCTCGGCATGCAGCTCGCCGTGGTCGAGTTCGCGCGGCACATCGGCGGGCTCCACGGCGCGAACTCGGCCGAGTTCGATCGCAACGCGGCGCATCCGGTCATCGACCTGATGCCCGACCAGAAGGGCGTGCTCGACAAGGGCGGCACGATGCGGCTCGGCGCGTATCCGTGTGTCCTCGAGCGAGGCTCGCTCGCGGCCGAGGCGTACGGCGCGACGTCGATCAGCGAGCGTCACCGCCATCGGTACGAGGTGTCGAACAAGTACCGCGACGCGCTCGCGCAGGGCGGCCTCGTGCTCTCGGGGACCTCGCCGGACCAGCGCCTCGTGGAGATGGTCGAGCTCCGGGATCACCCCTACTTCCTGGGCTGTCAGTTCCACCCGGAGTTCAAGAGCCGCCCGCAGGCGGCGCATCCGCTCTTCTCACGCTTCGTGCGCGCCGCCGTCGAGCGTCAGCGTGAGCAACGCAAGCCGCGGACGGAGAGCGTCAGCGGGGCGCAAGGCACGCTGCCCGGCCCCGCCAAGAGCTCGTCCACCGTCAACTGACGCGCGTCGCCGTACGAGCGAGCGAGGGCGCGACGTCCTCCTCGCTCGACGTCTCCTTGCCGAGGAGCAGCGGCGCGCGCTCGCCCACCTCCGCGACGAGATCCTTGCGCAGCATGCGCTCGGGCGGACGGCGCAGATCCCACACGAGGCCGAGCTTCTCGAGCGCGCGGAGCACGTAGAAGCTGATGTCGATCTCCCACCAGAAGAAGCCCTGGTTCGCGCTCGACATGTAGTGGTGGTGGTTGTTGTGCCAGCCCTCGCCGAGCGTGAGGAGCGCGAGGAACGCGTTGTTGCGGCTCGTGTCCTTCGTCGCGTACCGGCGTGATCCCCACACGTGCGCGAGCGAGTTGATCGTGAACGTCGCGTGCATGAGCACGACCGTCGAGACGACGTAGCCCCACAGGAAGCCGTCGAAGCCGAAGGGGATCGTGACCGCAGCGATGAGCGCGGCCGATCCGATCACGTGGTAGCGATCGATCCAGCGGAGCTCGGGATACCCGGCGAGATCGGGGACCAGATCGAGCCGCGTCTCTTGGTGGTTGCGACCCATCCACCAGCCGAGGTGGGCGTACCAGAAGCCGCGACGCAGGGGGCTGTGCACGTCGCGCTCGGTGTCGGAGTGCTTGTGGTGAACGCGGTGCGCCGCGGCCCACCAGAGCGGCCCCTTCTGCACGGCCGTCGTGCCGAGGAACGCGAGCACGAGCTGGAAGAGCCGGCTCGTCTTGAAACTGCGGTGCGAGAAGTAGCGATGGTACGCGGCCGTGATCGCGAACATGCGCACGAGGTAGGTCGCGAAGGCGAGCGCGACGAGGCGCCACGTCGGACCACGCACGAACGCGATGACGAGGCCCACGTGCATCGCGACGAGCGCGGCGACGTGGAAGAGCTCGGACAGCGACCACTTCGAGCCGGCGACAACCGTGATGGAGGGCTTTGAATCCGGGACCGTTTGCACGAGGCCGACTGTCACATGCGCTCTTCAGCCGTCGCCCTGCGTCCCGTCACGATTCGGTCATGCACACGTGTGGCTCACGAGATGCACGCGTGACGCGTGGTGCAGCGCGTCGCGCGTCATCGTGTTGCGCAGTGCGCACGGCGCGCGCGGGAGAAGGAGGATCGCGTGAAGGTGCGAGAGATCATGAGCACGCCGGTGACCACACTCGAGCCCGACGACAACCTCGCGTTCGCCGAGGAGCTCATGACCGTCGAGCGCGTGCGTCACTTGCCCGTGCTGGATGGCGACGTCCTCGTGGGCATCTTGTCGCACCGCGACATCGTCGCGGCCTCCGAGTCGATCCTGAAGAAGCCGGCCGCTGATCAGGATCTCGAACGGAAACGCAAGGCGAGCGTCCGCGAGGTCATGCGCAAATCGGTGGACACGATCGGCCTCGACGAAGATGCAGCCGACGCGGCGGACCTCATGCTGACGGAGAAGATCGGCTGCTTGCCCGTGGTGGACGAGTCGCGTCGGCTGCTCGGCATCGTGACCGACGCGGACTTCATGGCGATGGCGCGAGACGCGCTTCGCGCC
Protein-coding sequences here:
- a CDS encoding CTP synthase, encoding MSKRTKFVFVTGGVVSSIGKGLGAASIGALMEARGLRVTHIKLDPYINVDPGTMSPYQHGEVFVTDDGAETDLDLGHYERFTLARMTRQNNFTTGRVYESVISKERRGEYLGATVQVIPHVTDEIKHRVRAAAEGVDIAIVEIGGTVGDIESLPFLEAIRQLKVECGSQNAVSVHVTLVPFIATAGELKTKPTQHAVKEMREIGIQPDILLCRCDRPLSRGMKEKISLFSNVEVDCVIAAVDVGCIYELPIVLHAEGIDEKIAEKLNIWARQPDLSQWHWVVERFKRPTRGTVKIGVVGKYVHLRDAYKSLHEALVHGGLHNDVRVDLEYIDSEQIEQKGAAELLGALDAILVPGGFGDRGTEGKIEAIRYAREQKVPFFGICLGMQLAVVEFARHIGGLHGANSAEFDRNAAHPVIDLMPDQKGVLDKGGTMRLGAYPCVLERGSLAAEAYGATSISERHRHRYEVSNKYRDALAQGGLVLSGTSPDQRLVEMVELRDHPYFLGCQFHPEFKSRPQAAHPLFSRFVRAAVERQREQRKPRTESVSGAQGTLPGPAKSSSTVN
- a CDS encoding acyl-CoA desaturase codes for the protein MQTVPDSKPSITVVAGSKWSLSELFHVAALVAMHVGLVIAFVRGPTWRLVALAFATYLVRMFAITAAYHRYFSHRSFKTSRLFQLVLAFLGTTAVQKGPLWWAAAHRVHHKHSDTERDVHSPLRRGFWYAHLGWWMGRNHQETRLDLVPDLAGYPELRWIDRYHVIGSAALIAAVTIPFGFDGFLWGYVVSTVVLMHATFTINSLAHVWGSRRYATKDTSRNNAFLALLTLGEGWHNNHHHYMSSANQGFFWWEIDISFYVLRALEKLGLVWDLRRPPERMLRKDLVAEVGERAPLLLGKETSSEEDVAPSLARTATRVS
- a CDS encoding CBS domain-containing protein, with translation MKVREIMSTPVTTLEPDDNLAFAEELMTVERVRHLPVLDGDVLVGILSHRDIVAASESILKKPAADQDLERKRKASVREVMRKSVDTIGLDEDAADAADLMLTEKIGCLPVVDESRRLLGIVTDADFMAMARDALRAGKITRAAKQPVARASARTRTRPSLAKGTAKSAATATATRGAKTIASKKGMATKIVPKVSVKAHARKGAATRKAPTRRSA